From the genome of bacterium, one region includes:
- a CDS encoding L,D-transpeptidase, with product MLRSICAFVLLAAPLVLLAAAHQIPAELPREYGFSAELAAKFDAWVKETLDWTNEKGKYAVIVDKSKYSLYLAINGKVVAAMPIELGFEPVADKRMEGDGATPEGKYKVAEKRDVGQTRFHRGLLLDYPNETDRSEFREWKAAGEIPADAAIGGLILIHGSGSGKRPAEGGSNWTLGCVALSNSDIDRLFRHAYKGMPVTIVRFTNADLSPKYSRKNKAPNTSSA from the coding sequence GTGCTTCGTTCGATATGCGCATTTGTGCTTTTGGCTGCGCCGCTGGTTTTGCTGGCGGCGGCACATCAAATTCCCGCGGAGCTTCCGCGCGAATACGGTTTCTCGGCGGAGCTTGCCGCGAAATTCGATGCCTGGGTGAAGGAAACGCTCGACTGGACGAATGAGAAGGGCAAATACGCTGTAATTGTGGATAAAAGCAAGTATTCGCTTTACCTGGCGATTAACGGCAAGGTCGTCGCCGCGATGCCAATTGAACTCGGATTCGAGCCGGTAGCCGACAAGCGGATGGAGGGCGACGGCGCGACGCCGGAGGGGAAATACAAAGTCGCGGAGAAGCGCGACGTCGGCCAGACGCGGTTTCACCGGGGATTGCTTCTCGATTACCCGAACGAAACCGACCGCAGCGAATTCCGCGAATGGAAGGCCGCGGGCGAAATTCCGGCGGATGCAGCAATAGGCGGATTGATTCTGATTCACGGCTCCGGCTCCGGCAAGCGGCCCGCGGAAGGCGGCTCGAACTGGACGCTCGGATGCGTCGCGCTTTCGAATTCCGACATCGATCGGCTTTTCCGTCACGCGTACAAAGGAATGCCGGTCACAATCGTGCGGTTCACGAATGCGGACTTGAGTCCAAAATATTCCCGGAAAAACAAAGCTCCGAATACCAGTTCTGCGTAA